From the genome of Candidatus Methylomirabilota bacterium, one region includes:
- a CDS encoding acyl-CoA dehydrogenase family protein codes for MDFNDSKDEAAFRAEARAWLERTAERRAYPGETWKARYGEAEGLARAKEFQAKKHAAGFAAITWATEYGGRGGTAIQQVIYNQEESRVLVPRGYFEIGLGMCIPTLHAYATEAQKQRYTPKALAGEEIWCQLFSEPAAGSDLAGLRTRSVKDGSDWIINGQKIWTSGAHFADYGIIVTRSDPKAPKHKGLTFFFLDMRSPGIEVRRIKQVSGASNFNEVYFTDVRVPDTQRLGAVGQGWGVSITTLMNERLAVGDVAGPDFDEIFALARAVELPDGPAIKNAAVRERLADWYVRQQGLRYTRFRTMTALSRGETPGPEASIAKVVSASKLQEIAGFAMDLEDMGGAVLDPALAPMRAAFQEALLYSPGGRIAGGTDEILRNIIAERVLGLPADVRIDKELPFDELPSGSAAPGPGARKR; via the coding sequence ATGGACTTCAACGACTCCAAGGACGAGGCGGCGTTCCGCGCGGAGGCGCGCGCGTGGCTGGAGCGCACCGCGGAGCGGCGCGCCTACCCGGGCGAGACGTGGAAGGCGCGCTACGGTGAGGCCGAGGGGCTCGCGCGCGCGAAGGAGTTCCAGGCCAAGAAGCACGCGGCGGGCTTCGCCGCCATCACCTGGGCCACCGAGTACGGCGGCCGGGGCGGCACCGCTATCCAACAGGTTATTTACAACCAGGAGGAATCGCGCGTCCTCGTCCCGCGCGGCTACTTCGAGATCGGCCTCGGCATGTGCATCCCCACCCTGCACGCCTACGCGACCGAGGCGCAGAAGCAGCGCTACACGCCCAAGGCCCTGGCCGGGGAGGAGATCTGGTGCCAGCTCTTCTCCGAGCCCGCCGCCGGCTCGGACCTCGCCGGGCTGCGCACGCGGTCGGTGAAGGACGGGAGCGACTGGATCATCAACGGGCAGAAGATCTGGACGTCGGGAGCCCACTTCGCCGACTACGGCATCATCGTCACTCGCAGCGATCCCAAGGCGCCCAAGCACAAGGGTCTCACCTTCTTCTTCCTGGACATGCGCTCGCCCGGCATCGAGGTGCGGCGGATCAAGCAGGTCTCGGGCGCGTCGAACTTCAACGAGGTCTACTTCACCGATGTGCGCGTGCCCGACACGCAGCGGCTGGGCGCGGTGGGCCAGGGCTGGGGTGTGTCCATCACCACCCTCATGAACGAGCGGCTGGCGGTGGGCGACGTGGCCGGCCCCGACTTCGACGAGATCTTCGCCCTCGCCCGCGCCGTCGAGCTCCCTGACGGGCCCGCCATCAAGAACGCGGCGGTGCGCGAGCGCCTCGCCGACTGGTACGTGCGCCAGCAGGGCCTGCGCTACACGCGCTTCCGCACCATGACCGCGCTCTCGCGCGGGGAGACGCCCGGGCCGGAAGCCTCCATCGCCAAGGTCGTGAGCGCGAGCAAGCTGCAGGAGATCGCCGGCTTCGCGATGGACCTCGAGGACATGGGCGGCGCCGTGCTCGATCCCGCCCTCGCGCCGATGCGGGCGGCGTTCCAGGAGGCGCTGCTCTACTCGCCGGGCGGCCGCATCGCGGGCGGCACCGACGAGATCCTCCGCAACATCATCGCGGAGCGCGTGCTCGGATTGCCGGCAGATGTTCGAATAGACAAGGAGCTGCCCTTCGACGAGCTCCCGTCGGGCAGCGCCGCGCCGGGCCCGGGCGCCCGGAAGCGCTGA